The Vallitalea okinawensis genome window below encodes:
- a CDS encoding ABC transporter ATP-binding protein — translation MHVIETNKLTKYYGKARGIIDVSLQVLEGEIFGFIGPNGAGKSTTIRTLLSLIYPTSGSAKIFGKDCIKEGSEIRKRIGYLPSEVFYYDNMRVMDLLKYSASFYGKDATTRIHELAEIMNLDLKKKIDELSFGNKKKVGIVQGLLHEPDLIILDEPTSGLDPLMQQNFFNLIREENKKGATIFFSSHILDEVQKMCHRVSIIKEGKIIKTETIESLRQDNYKKFRIETTTALSQNLFQLAGVNDLHVDQNIASFIYKGDINTVISQLNALNLKNLLVEEPTLEEIFMYYYEKED, via the coding sequence ATGCATGTTATTGAAACAAATAAATTGACCAAGTATTACGGTAAGGCAAGAGGTATCATAGATGTTTCACTTCAAGTACTAGAAGGTGAAATCTTTGGCTTTATAGGTCCAAATGGAGCAGGAAAATCAACAACTATTCGAACCCTCTTATCTCTCATCTATCCAACTAGTGGCAGTGCAAAAATATTTGGTAAGGATTGTATCAAAGAAGGCTCAGAGATTCGTAAAAGAATAGGTTACCTACCCTCAGAAGTTTTTTACTATGATAATATGCGCGTAATGGACCTATTAAAGTATTCTGCTAGTTTTTATGGAAAAGATGCTACCACACGTATACATGAGCTTGCAGAAATAATGAATCTTGATTTGAAGAAAAAAATTGATGAACTTTCTTTCGGTAATAAGAAAAAAGTCGGAATTGTACAAGGTTTGCTTCATGAACCTGATCTTATTATCTTAGATGAACCAACAAGTGGACTTGATCCATTAATGCAGCAAAACTTTTTTAATTTAATCAGAGAAGAAAATAAAAAGGGAGCTACTATCTTTTTCTCTTCACACATTCTTGATGAGGTACAAAAAATGTGCCATCGTGTTTCTATCATCAAAGAAGGTAAAATCATAAAAACTGAAACCATAGAATCTCTCAGACAGGATAATTATAAAAAGTTTAGAATAGAGACGACAACAGCTTTATCACAAAACCTTTTTCAGTTAGCTGGTGTTAATGATCTACATGTTGATCAGAATATAGCAAGTTTTATCTATAAAGGCGATATCAATACTGTTATCAGTCAACTTAATGCATTAAATCTAAAGAATTTG
- a CDS encoding ATP-dependent DNA helicase, producing MSSNKKYKVSVRSLIEYSLRSGDLIFDFGSNNRTLEGLFAHQKIQKNMGDGYQAEVHVSKIINFPSFDMHISGRIDGLYEDEGLFIIDEIKSTYVPLDDIDEDFNQLHWAQAVCYGFIYAEQEELSALTLQLTYINLDHDSIKRLRKKYTFQQLKKEFYDYVDAYGRWIEKLERWNNIKLLSIKELDFPFDRYRNGQRELAVAVYKTIKEGNGQKLFARAPTGTGKTLATLFPAIKAIGEGHGEKIFYLTAKTIGREVADKTLMLLENHGLRLRRIILTAKDKVCFLEHRDCNSGECPYTKGYFDKLNDALDDILQQNDRIDRQTLLDYAEKHQMCPYEFSLDVSNYCDVIICDYNYAFDPRVALRRYFTEESSELILLVDEAHNLVDRGRDMYSSALYKKPMLEMKNLVKSEDDYLTKLFNNVNKSFIEFRKICEANDGVYKQKDYSDKFLKQLRKLHKYTEEFLNEHKKVAYKDQLMELFFEINNFIKIAEMYDDNYMTYYEKLGTDVMIKLFCLDPAEFLKKIHDGVKAIVVFSATLLPMQYFIDLLGGDAESYRMHLASPFDQNNLELLFNTSISTKYKHRERTYDQVAHCIYNAIRHDQGNYFAFFSSYAYMNKIIDYFMEEFKEINILAQKQGMNEEEKEEFLNQFKGGKEETMVAFAVMGSSFSEGIDLIGDRLQGVIIVGVGLPMICFERNIIKEHFDHRYHKGFEYAYVYPGMNKVLQAVGRVIRTEEDIGIGVLIDERYGQRMYQKLFPNEWSHGRYVYHETQLNNEITSFWHRQSTMPFEENTSIPYTKIKADTKKL from the coding sequence ATGAGTTCTAATAAGAAATATAAAGTATCTGTAAGAAGTTTAATTGAATATTCACTAAGAAGTGGAGATTTGATATTTGATTTTGGAAGTAATAATCGTACGCTGGAAGGATTGTTTGCCCATCAAAAGATACAAAAAAATATGGGGGATGGTTATCAAGCAGAGGTACACGTTTCCAAGATTATTAATTTTCCCAGCTTTGATATGCATATCAGTGGGCGTATTGATGGCCTTTATGAAGATGAAGGGTTATTCATTATTGATGAAATTAAGTCTACATATGTACCTCTTGATGATATTGATGAAGATTTTAATCAATTACATTGGGCTCAAGCAGTTTGCTATGGGTTTATTTATGCAGAGCAAGAAGAATTATCTGCTCTAACTCTACAATTGACTTATATTAATTTAGATCATGATTCGATAAAACGACTTCGTAAAAAATATACTTTTCAACAATTAAAAAAAGAATTTTATGATTATGTGGATGCTTATGGTCGATGGATAGAAAAGCTAGAGAGATGGAATAATATAAAACTATTGTCTATCAAAGAACTTGATTTTCCATTTGATAGGTATCGGAATGGGCAGAGAGAGTTAGCAGTTGCAGTATATAAGACAATTAAAGAAGGTAATGGGCAGAAACTATTTGCAAGGGCTCCTACTGGTACAGGAAAGACTTTAGCTACGTTATTCCCTGCCATTAAGGCTATTGGCGAGGGGCATGGTGAAAAAATATTTTATTTAACAGCTAAAACTATTGGGAGAGAAGTAGCGGATAAGACGTTAATGCTACTAGAAAATCATGGCTTGAGGTTACGCAGAATTATCTTAACAGCTAAAGATAAAGTATGTTTTCTTGAGCATAGAGATTGTAATTCAGGGGAGTGTCCTTATACAAAAGGTTATTTTGATAAGTTAAATGATGCTCTTGACGATATTTTACAGCAGAATGATCGGATTGACCGTCAGACATTATTGGATTACGCTGAAAAACATCAGATGTGCCCCTATGAATTCTCCCTAGATGTATCTAACTATTGTGATGTTATTATATGCGACTATAATTATGCATTTGATCCCCGTGTTGCTTTAAGGCGGTATTTCACAGAAGAGAGTAGTGAACTAATACTCTTAGTTGATGAGGCACATAACCTTGTTGATAGGGGACGGGACATGTACTCATCAGCCTTGTATAAAAAGCCTATGCTAGAAATGAAGAATCTGGTTAAATCTGAAGATGATTATTTGACCAAGCTATTTAATAATGTCAATAAATCTTTTATAGAATTTAGGAAGATATGTGAAGCTAATGATGGAGTCTATAAACAAAAAGATTACTCTGATAAATTTTTAAAACAATTAAGAAAGTTGCATAAGTATACAGAGGAGTTTCTTAATGAGCATAAGAAGGTTGCATATAAAGATCAGTTAATGGAATTATTCTTTGAAATCAATAATTTTATAAAAATAGCAGAAATGTATGACGATAATTACATGACATATTATGAGAAGCTGGGTACTGATGTTATGATTAAACTCTTCTGTTTAGATCCAGCTGAGTTTTTAAAGAAAATCCATGATGGTGTTAAAGCAATAGTTGTCTTTTCTGCTACATTATTACCCATGCAATATTTTATTGATCTACTGGGAGGCGATGCTGAGTCTTATCGTATGCACCTAGCATCACCATTTGATCAAAATAATTTAGAATTGCTCTTTAATACATCTATTTCAACAAAGTATAAACATCGTGAGAGAACCTATGATCAAGTAGCTCATTGCATCTATAATGCTATACGTCATGACCAAGGTAATTATTTTGCTTTTTTCTCGTCCTATGCCTACATGAACAAAATAATTGACTATTTCATGGAGGAGTTTAAAGAAATCAATATATTAGCACAAAAACAAGGCATGAATGAAGAAGAAAAGGAAGAATTCCTGAATCAATTTAAGGGGGGGAAGGAAGAAACCATGGTGGCATTTGCTGTAATGGGATCTAGTTTCTCAGAAGGAATTGATTTAATAGGTGATCGTTTACAAGGCGTCATTATCGTAGGCGTAGGCTTACCTATGATATGTTTTGAACGCAACATCATAAAAGAGCACTTTGATCATAGATATCATAAAGGTTTTGAATATGCTTATGTCTATCCAGGCATGAATAAAGTTTTACAAGCTGTTGGGCGTGTTATTAGAACAGAGGAGGATATTGGTATTGGTGTATTGATCGATGAGCGCTATGGGCAGCGGATGTATCAAAAACTCTTCCCTAATGAATGGAGCCATGGTAGATATGTTTATCATGAAACCCAGCTGAATAATGAAATAACGTCTTTTTGGCACAGGCAAAGTACGATGCCTTTCGAGGAAAATACAAGCATTCCCTACACTAAAATAAAAGCTGACACAAAAAAATTATGA